The Halomonas sp. HAL1 genome segment CTAAGGCGCAGGGCGCAGAGGTTATCGACTGTGCTGGCGGTATTCTCATTCCTGGGTTGGTGAATGCGCATATGCATACCTGGCAGACCGGGCTGCGTGGCGTTGCCGCCAACTGGACGCTGCTTGAGTATTTTCGCCACATCCACCGCGGTCTGGCGGCGCTGTTCACGCCCAATGACATTTATATTGCGACCCGTATGGGCGCGATTAATCAGCTTAACTGTGGCACCACCACATTAGGTGACTGGTGTCATAACAACCCGACCCCAGACCACACAGACGCTGCCGTGCGTGGGCTAAAGGAGTCCGGAATACGGGCGCTGTTTATGCACGGCTCACCGAAACCCGACCCACAGACTGGTCAGCCGCATTTTAGTGAGATCCCCCACCCGCGCCATGAAATCGAACGGCTGTTAAAAGGCGAGCTGGCGAATCCAATGGGGCTTGTCACCTTAGGCATGGCCATCCTTGGCCCTCACTATTCAACCATTGACGTTACCCTGAAAGACTTTGCCCTGGCGAAAGAGTTTGGCCTTGTGGCTTCGATGCATCAGGGCGGCGGCGCGGCGGTAGCGCTGGGCGCCTGGGATGAAGTTGAAAGCCGTGGTTTGCTGGGGCCCGATATCAACATTGTGCATGGCCAAAGCCTGGATGACGGCCAGATGTCACGGTTCTGCGCCAGTGGCGTGACGTTCTCGATTGCGCCGGAAAACGAGAT includes the following:
- a CDS encoding amidohydrolase family protein, with the protein product MKVLFINATVITMDSQLGELSNGQVLVEDDRLAAVGHGLVDDPKAQGAEVIDCAGGILIPGLVNAHMHTWQTGLRGVAANWTLLEYFRHIHRGLAALFTPNDIYIATRMGAINQLNCGTTTLGDWCHNNPTPDHTDAAVRGLKESGIRALFMHGSPKPDPQTGQPHFSEIPHPRHEIERLLKGELANPMGLVTLGMAILGPHYSTIDVTLKDFALAKEFGLVASMHQGGGAAVALGAWDEVESRGLLGPDINIVHGQSLDDGQMSRFCASGVTFSIAPENEMTQGHGFPVTGLVRQHGGVLSLGVDLESVLSGDMFSVARMALGMQRSLDNDASRREQGKIPDTSTITTREALGWITLDGAKALGLDARIGSLTPGKQADLVLIDSNKLNMQPVNDPVSTVVMQTSLANIDSVMVAGQFKKRSGRLLINTEQGIAELAKSGHRIHAELLAREAHSTQEANQ